In Thermus aquaticus, the sequence GGAGAAGGTGGAGGATCCCACCACCCACCCGGTCTTCCGGGGCATCGTGCGCACCATGGCCGCCCTTTACGACCTCCAGCACGACCCCCGGTACCGGGAAGCCCTCACCTACGAGGAGGGGGGGAAGCGCCACGGCATGAGCTTCCTCATCCCCAAGACCAAGGAGGACCTGAGGCGGCGGGGCCGGGCCTACAAGCTCTGGGCGGACCAGCACCTGGGGATGATGGGCCGAAGCCCCGATTACCTGAACGCCGTGGTCATGGCCTACGCCGCCAGCGCCGACTACTTCGGCGAGTTCGCCGACAACGTGCGCCAGTACTACGCCTACCTCCGGGACCACGACCTGGCCACCACCCACGCCCTCACCAACCCCCAGGTGAACCGCGCCAAGCCCCCTTCCGCCCAGCCCGACCCCTACATCCCCGTGGGCGTGGTGCGGCAGACCGAGGCGGGCATCGTGGTCCGGGGGGCCCGGATGACGGCCACCTTCCCCCTGGCCGACGAGGTCCTGATCTTCCCCTCCACCCTCCTCCAGGCGGGGAGCGAGAAGTACGCCCTGGCCTTCGCCCTCCCCACCTCCACCCCGGGCCTCCACTTCGTCTGCCGGGAGGGCCTGGTGGGCGGGGATAGCCCCTTTGACCACCCCCTCAGTAGCCGCCTCGAGGAGATGGACTGCCTGGTGGTCTTTGACGACGTCCTGGTCCCCTGGGAGCGGGTCTTCATCCTGGGCAACGTGGAGCTTTGCAACCACGCCTATGCCGCCACCGGGGCCCTCAACCACATGGCCCACCAGGTGGTGGCCTTGAAGACCGCCAAGACCGAGGCCTTCTTGGGGGTGGCGAGCCTCTTGGCTGAGGGGATCGGGGCCGACGCCTACGGCCACGTTCAGGAAAAGATCGCCGAGATCATCGTCTACCTGGAGGCCATGCGGGCCCTCTGGACCCGGGCCGAGGAGGAGGCCAGGGAGAACGCCTACGGCCTCCTGGTGCCTGACCGGGGGGCCTTGGACGGGGCCCGGAACCTCTACCCCAGGCTCTACCCCCGCCTAAGGGAGATCCTGGAGCAGATCGGGGCCTCCGGCCTCATCACCCTCCCCTCGGAAAAGGACTTCAAGGGGCCCCTCGCCCCCCTTCTGGAGAAGTACCTGCAGGGGGCGACCCTCGAGGCCAAAGAGCGGGTGGCCCTCTTCCGCCTGGCCTGGGACATGACCCTCTCCGGCTTCGGGGCCCGGCAGGAGCTCTACGAGCGCTTCTTCTTCGGCGACCCGGTGCGCATGTACCAGACCCTCTACGCCGTCTACGACAAGGAGCCCTACAAGGCCCGGGTCAGGGACTTTCTCAAGGCCTCTTTGGCGGTCTTTGCGGAGGTTGAGGCGTGAAGGAGGCCTTTAAGGAGGCCATGAGCCGCTTCGCCGCCGGGGTCACGGTGGTCTCCGCCCGCCACGGGGAGGAAAGGGGCATGACGGCCACCGCCTTCATGTCCTTGAGCCTGGAGCCTCCCCTGGTGGCCCTGGGGATCGCCAAGAAGGCCAGGCTCTTCCCCCTGCTGGAGGCCAGCGGGGCCTTCGCCGTGAGCCTCCTTCGCGAGGGGCAGGAGGCCATCGCCGCGCACTTCGCTGGCAAGCCCCAAGAGGGCGTGGCCCTGGTGGAGGGGGCCATTCCCGGGGCCTTGGCGGTGCTCCGGTGCCGCCTGGAGGCCATCTACCCGGCGGGGGACCACGGGCTCGTGGTGGGGCGGGTGGAGGCGGTGGAGCTGGGGGAGCCGGGCCCGCCCCTCGTCTACTTCGCCCGGGGCTACAGGAGGCTAGTATGGCCATCGTGAGGGTGGGGTTTTTGGAGCTTTGGGTGAGGGACTTGGATCGGAGCCTGGAGTTCTACCAGGGGCTTTTGGGCCTCCGCCTGGAGCATCGGGAGGGGAAGAGCGCCTACCTAAGGGGCTACGAGGAGCTGGAGTGGAGCCTGAAGCTCACCCAGGCCCCCTTCCCGGCGGTGCGGGCCTTGGGCTTCAAGGTGGACTCG encodes:
- the hpaB gene encoding 4-hydroxyphenylacetate 3-monooxygenase, oxygenase component, which translates into the protein MARTGAEYIEALRMRPPNLWYKGEKVEDPTTHPVFRGIVRTMAALYDLQHDPRYREALTYEEGGKRHGMSFLIPKTKEDLRRRGRAYKLWADQHLGMMGRSPDYLNAVVMAYAASADYFGEFADNVRQYYAYLRDHDLATTHALTNPQVNRAKPPSAQPDPYIPVGVVRQTEAGIVVRGARMTATFPLADEVLIFPSTLLQAGSEKYALAFALPTSTPGLHFVCREGLVGGDSPFDHPLSSRLEEMDCLVVFDDVLVPWERVFILGNVELCNHAYAATGALNHMAHQVVALKTAKTEAFLGVASLLAEGIGADAYGHVQEKIAEIIVYLEAMRALWTRAEEEARENAYGLLVPDRGALDGARNLYPRLYPRLREILEQIGASGLITLPSEKDFKGPLAPLLEKYLQGATLEAKERVALFRLAWDMTLSGFGARQELYERFFFGDPVRMYQTLYAVYDKEPYKARVRDFLKASLAVFAEVEA
- the hpaC gene encoding 4-hydroxyphenylacetate 3-monooxygenase reductase subunit, which encodes MKEAFKEAMSRFAAGVTVVSARHGEERGMTATAFMSLSLEPPLVALGIAKKARLFPLLEASGAFAVSLLREGQEAIAAHFAGKPQEGVALVEGAIPGALAVLRCRLEAIYPAGDHGLVVGRVEAVELGEPGPPLVYFARGYRRLVWPS